A window of Ignavibacteria bacterium contains these coding sequences:
- the fusA gene encoding elongation factor G: MKEYKSKNIRNITLIGHGGSGKTSITESILFTSGEITRLGKVEDGNTTSDFRPDEVERQISISAAMMHCDWQNTKINIIDTPGYADFIGEVKCGLSVADTAVLVLKAVEGIEVGSEIVWKFANDESIPKCCIINKCDNERANFSEVFNQIKNDLTHDAVAVQIPVNQGINFNSVIDLLKMKMLVYERNGNGKYKLEDIPSDQKAEADNLRNELVEKVAETNEDLMNKYFENGSLTDEEIKQGIQKGILNGNLVPVVPIGATANVNLAGFMDFAVEYLPSPAERNVIKALKNGSELDLPINEEKEPAMFVFKTLSESAIGELSFFKVYSGTIQHGLDLSNPNTNKFERTSQIYILNGKHRKEVPHLFAGDLGAVVRLKDTHTNNTLVSKSLGIKFKEIAFPNPIIQFAVKPRAQGDEDKIANGFHTLHEEDPTFKMHFDPELSQTIISGQGELHLNLAAKKLKDKFGVEVDLIEPKIPYRETIKGKCSDSEYKHKKQSGGRGQYGHVHLKLEPRKRGEGFEFEDAIVGGVVPGRFIPAVEKGLNDILEKGVLAGYKVVDVKVTLFDGTYHTVDSDEISFKIAAAQAFKKGFLDAKPCLLEPIEEVKITIPEEYMGDVMGDISSRRGKILGMDTGGKYQIIRALVPLGELFKYSTQLRSMTQGRGLYEMSLSHYEEVPKEIEAKIIAAAEKEKEEA, encoded by the coding sequence TTGAAAGAGTACAAATCTAAAAACATTAGGAATATTACGCTCATTGGTCACGGTGGCTCAGGCAAAACATCGATAACAGAATCAATTCTTTTCACTTCTGGAGAAATCACCCGATTAGGCAAAGTCGAAGATGGAAATACTACCTCAGATTTTAGACCCGACGAAGTTGAAAGACAAATTTCAATAAGTGCTGCAATGATGCATTGCGACTGGCAGAATACTAAAATCAACATTATTGATACACCAGGTTATGCAGATTTTATCGGTGAAGTAAAGTGTGGTTTGAGTGTGGCAGACACAGCAGTGTTAGTTTTAAAAGCTGTAGAAGGAATTGAAGTTGGGAGTGAGATCGTTTGGAAATTCGCAAATGATGAATCGATCCCAAAGTGTTGTATTATCAATAAATGCGACAACGAAAGGGCAAATTTTTCTGAAGTTTTCAATCAAATTAAGAACGATTTAACTCATGACGCTGTCGCTGTTCAAATTCCAGTAAACCAAGGAATTAATTTTAATTCAGTTATCGATCTGCTCAAAATGAAAATGCTTGTTTATGAGCGGAATGGAAATGGCAAGTATAAATTGGAAGATATTCCTAGTGATCAGAAGGCAGAGGCTGATAACCTCCGAAATGAACTTGTAGAAAAAGTGGCTGAGACAAACGAAGATCTCATGAATAAATATTTTGAGAACGGAAGTCTTACTGATGAAGAAATTAAACAAGGTATTCAAAAAGGAATCTTGAATGGTAATTTAGTACCAGTCGTTCCAATAGGTGCAACAGCCAATGTAAATTTGGCTGGATTTATGGACTTTGCGGTAGAATACCTTCCTTCGCCTGCAGAGAGAAATGTAATTAAAGCTCTGAAGAATGGCAGTGAATTAGATTTACCAATTAATGAAGAAAAAGAACCCGCAATGTTTGTCTTCAAGACTCTTTCTGAATCTGCTATTGGCGAACTTTCTTTCTTTAAAGTTTACAGCGGCACTATTCAGCACGGTTTAGATTTATCTAATCCTAACACAAATAAATTTGAGCGAACCAGCCAGATATACATTCTTAACGGGAAACATAGAAAAGAAGTCCCTCATCTTTTTGCAGGCGATCTTGGTGCTGTTGTGAGGCTGAAAGACACACATACTAATAATACTCTTGTATCAAAATCTTTAGGTATCAAGTTTAAAGAGATTGCCTTCCCAAATCCAATAATTCAGTTTGCTGTAAAACCAAGAGCTCAAGGTGATGAAGATAAAATTGCAAATGGATTTCATACTTTACATGAGGAAGATCCGACATTTAAAATGCATTTTGATCCGGAATTATCTCAGACAATAATCAGTGGACAGGGGGAACTGCACCTTAATTTAGCTGCAAAAAAATTAAAAGATAAATTTGGAGTTGAAGTTGACTTGATCGAACCTAAAATACCCTACCGCGAAACAATTAAGGGCAAGTGTTCTGATTCAGAGTATAAGCACAAAAAACAATCCGGTGGAAGAGGACAATATGGTCATGTTCATTTAAAGCTTGAACCGCGCAAGAGGGGCGAAGGATTCGAATTTGAGGATGCAATTGTTGGCGGTGTTGTTCCAGGACGATTTATACCCGCTGTCGAAAAAGGTCTGAATGATATTTTGGAAAAAGGTGTTTTGGCTGGATATAAAGTAGTTGATGTAAAAGTGACCTTATTCGATGGTACTTACCATACAGTCGATTCAGATGAAATTTCATTTAAGATTGCTGCGGCACAAGCATTCAAAAAAGGATTTTTAGACGCAAAGCCGTGTCTGCTCGAACCGATTGAAGAAGTAAAAATTACTATTCCTGAAGAATACATGGGAGACGTAATGGGGGATATTTCAAGTCGACGAGGAAAAATTCTAGGAATGGATACAGGTGGGAAATATCAGATTATCCGTGCTTTAGTACCGCTTGGAGAGTTATTTAAATACTCTACTCAATTGCGAAGTATGACTCAAGGTAGAGGATTATATGAAATGTCTCTTTCTCATTACGAAGAAGTTCCTAAAGAGATAGAAGCAAAAATAATTGCCGCTGCCGAGAAGGAGAAAGAAGAAGCCTGA
- a CDS encoding HIT domain-containing protein: MERLFSPWRSEYIESFHKENGDKTCVFCNAVNENPVDVNSLVVYKGKTVFIIMNRYPYNNGHLLILPYRHVAKLNELNDAEKTEIFYLLEVSVQALDGALNSQGHNIGMNLGKAAGAGIEDHLHFHVVPRWNGDTNFMPVLNDVKLISEEILKTKTKLISFFEGFKK, from the coding sequence ATGGAAAGGCTTTTCTCACCTTGGCGGTCTGAATACATCGAATCGTTTCATAAAGAAAACGGTGACAAAACTTGTGTCTTCTGTAATGCCGTTAATGAAAATCCAGTTGATGTAAATTCTTTGGTAGTCTATAAGGGAAAAACCGTATTTATTATCATGAATAGATATCCATATAATAACGGACATCTATTAATTCTTCCATACCGTCATGTCGCAAAATTAAATGAACTTAACGATGCCGAGAAGACAGAAATATTTTATCTGCTTGAGGTATCTGTTCAAGCACTTGATGGAGCACTAAATTCTCAAGGGCACAATATTGGAATGAATCTTGGTAAGGCTGCCGGTGCCGGGATCGAAGATCACCTCCATTTTCATGTTGTACCAAGATGGAATGGAGATACGAATTTTATGCCCGTGCTGAACGATGTGAAATTAATTTCAGAAGAAATTCTTAAAACAAAAACTAAATTGATTTCGTTTTTCGAAGGTTTTAAAAAATGA
- a CDS encoding UDP-glucose/GDP-mannose dehydrogenase family protein: protein MNIAVIGTGYVGLVSGVCLAETGNHVICVDNNLDKLSRLRQGEPVIHERGLKAIMQNNMEKNRLEFTDNLKYAVEKSSVIFFCLPTPQGEDGAADLRYVLEVADEIGKIFQTYKEKKYKVIVNKSTVPVGTAEKVFAKITSHGEYPFDVVSNPEFLREGVAVEDFLKPERIVIGTSSKDAEEIMKNLYEPFVRSGNAIYFMDEKSAEVTKYAANTFLAAKISFMNEVANYCEKVGANVDFVRLAIGSDNRIGKRFLFPGIGYGGSCFPKDVKAFQNSFNEAKVKSNILDAIVKTNEAQKEILFQKVNKHFSGKISGKKFALWGLAFKPDTDDVREAPAFKLIDLILQEKGKITAYDPEAMENTRSIYNDKIDFVNDSLDAVKDADALIIATEWNEFRNPDFAEMKKMMKEFVIFDGRNVYDREKAKRYGFIYYSIGRENVTKEILES, encoded by the coding sequence ATGAATATCGCTGTTATTGGAACTGGCTATGTTGGATTAGTCTCTGGAGTCTGTTTAGCTGAGACAGGTAATCACGTGATTTGCGTTGATAATAATCTTGACAAGCTCAGCAGGTTGAGGCAAGGTGAGCCTGTGATCCATGAACGTGGATTAAAAGCTATCATGCAAAACAATATGGAGAAAAATCGCCTCGAGTTCACAGACAACTTGAAATACGCTGTTGAAAAAAGCAGTGTCATTTTTTTCTGTCTACCGACACCTCAAGGGGAAGATGGTGCAGCAGATTTGCGCTATGTTCTCGAAGTTGCCGATGAGATTGGAAAGATATTTCAGACTTATAAGGAGAAAAAATACAAAGTTATTGTAAATAAAAGTACTGTACCCGTTGGAACTGCAGAAAAAGTCTTTGCAAAAATCACATCACATGGGGAGTATCCTTTCGATGTTGTTTCAAATCCAGAATTTTTGAGAGAAGGTGTCGCTGTAGAAGACTTCTTAAAACCTGAAAGAATAGTTATTGGAACTTCTTCGAAAGATGCCGAGGAGATTATGAAAAATCTCTACGAACCGTTTGTTCGTTCAGGGAATGCTATTTATTTCATGGATGAGAAAAGTGCTGAAGTTACAAAATATGCAGCAAATACTTTCTTGGCTGCAAAAATATCTTTCATGAATGAAGTTGCAAATTACTGCGAAAAGGTTGGTGCAAATGTGGATTTTGTCCGCCTTGCAATTGGAAGTGATAATCGGATAGGAAAAAGATTTTTATTTCCCGGAATCGGTTATGGCGGATCTTGTTTCCCAAAAGATGTGAAAGCATTTCAGAATTCATTTAATGAAGCTAAAGTTAAATCAAATATTCTTGATGCTATTGTAAAGACCAATGAAGCTCAAAAAGAAATTTTATTTCAAAAAGTCAACAAACATTTTAGCGGAAAGATTTCGGGTAAGAAGTTCGCACTTTGGGGCTTAGCTTTCAAACCTGATACAGACGATGTGCGTGAAGCACCTGCATTCAAGTTAATCGATCTGATTCTTCAAGAGAAAGGCAAAATTACGGCATACGATCCTGAAGCAATGGAGAATACAAGAAGCATTTATAATGACAAAATCGATTTTGTAAACGATAGTTTAGATGCAGTTAAAGATGCTGATGCACTTATTATAGCAACTGAGTGGAATGAATTTCGAAATCCTGATTTTGCTGAGATGAAAAAAATGATGAAAGAGTTCGTGATTTTCGATGGAAGAAATGTTTACGATCGCGAAAAGGCGAAAAGATATGGATTTATCTATTATTCCATTGGAAGGGAAAATGTAACTAAAGAAATCTTAGAATCATGA
- a CDS encoding zinc-binding dehydrogenase — MKQLLQRIKDGEMLVADLPSPALMKKGVLVQNYFSLISAGTERTSVEKGKDNLFVKAYKNPDMVQAVLQIVKRDGILQTAERVMGSLNDFRALGYSSAGVVLESNSEKFKPGDRVACAGAGFANHSEKVFIPENLCVKIPDNVLIEEAAFTTLGAIALQGVRQADVTLGETIAVVGLGLLGLLTVQLLQANGCKVIGLDISQDALKFAEDFGTDFVLKSSKSSKEEILALTNGYGVDKVILTAGTESNEPIELAGEICRERGKVVIVGAVKVDMPRGPYYMKELEIIMSRSYGPGRYDVSYEEEGTDYPFGYVRWTENRNMQAFLDLITSNRINIKPLLTHKFKIEDFQAAYDLILGKKKEMYRGILFEYDQNFREEKRSFPHGTSLQKSDIITIGFIGAGNFATASLLPHLKKMDVTLHNVCTVEGVQAKNVAQKFGFNNFTTDPKEILDNQEIDTVFVVTRHDSHAEFVFQALKRGKNVFVEKPLALNEAQLSEIMGLDSGKKILLVGFNRRFAPCIVDIKNYFKSSPFNLLYRVNAGKIPLTHWAQRPDQGGRIIGEVCHFIDTLSFISSSLPASVFAFSISLNLGNEKEEDTMSCVIKFRDGSIGTIIYQANGDNSVSKEYLEVSSGQKSAIMYNFEKVDFYQAGKKYTKNYSGKGHKEEVHSFISAIKNGEPSPISPESIYYTTKTTFAIIESMRSNKLVEIII; from the coding sequence ATGAAACAACTCCTTCAAAGAATAAAAGATGGAGAGATGCTCGTTGCTGATCTGCCATCCCCTGCATTGATGAAAAAGGGTGTGTTAGTTCAAAACTATTTTTCACTTATTAGTGCCGGAACTGAGAGAACCTCAGTAGAAAAAGGCAAAGATAATTTATTCGTAAAGGCATATAAAAATCCAGATATGGTTCAGGCAGTTTTACAAATTGTCAAACGTGATGGAATCCTTCAAACAGCAGAACGTGTCATGGGATCGCTCAATGATTTTAGAGCTTTAGGTTACAGCAGTGCAGGTGTAGTTCTTGAATCAAACAGTGAAAAATTTAAGCCAGGAGATAGAGTTGCATGTGCGGGTGCAGGCTTCGCTAATCATTCTGAAAAAGTTTTTATACCGGAAAATCTTTGTGTAAAAATTCCAGACAATGTTTTAATTGAAGAGGCTGCATTTACTACACTCGGTGCAATTGCATTGCAAGGCGTAAGGCAGGCAGATGTTACTCTTGGCGAAACTATTGCAGTCGTTGGATTAGGATTACTCGGTTTATTGACAGTTCAGTTACTGCAGGCAAATGGATGTAAAGTTATTGGATTAGATATCTCCCAGGACGCATTAAAATTTGCGGAGGATTTTGGGACAGACTTCGTCCTTAAAAGTTCAAAAAGCTCAAAAGAAGAAATACTCGCTCTCACTAATGGATATGGAGTTGATAAAGTTATCCTAACAGCTGGGACTGAAAGTAACGAACCAATCGAACTAGCAGGGGAGATTTGTCGAGAACGTGGAAAAGTTGTAATTGTTGGAGCTGTTAAAGTTGATATGCCGCGTGGTCCATACTACATGAAAGAATTAGAAATAATTATGTCTCGATCCTATGGACCTGGAAGATACGATGTATCATACGAAGAAGAAGGGACAGATTATCCCTTCGGTTACGTTCGCTGGACTGAAAACAGAAACATGCAGGCTTTTCTTGATTTGATTACATCAAACAGAATCAACATCAAGCCTCTTTTGACGCACAAGTTCAAAATTGAAGATTTCCAAGCTGCATACGATTTAATTCTTGGCAAGAAAAAAGAGATGTACCGCGGAATATTATTCGAATACGATCAAAATTTCAGAGAAGAAAAAAGATCATTTCCTCATGGGACTTCACTTCAAAAATCCGACATAATCACAATTGGATTTATAGGAGCTGGAAATTTTGCAACTGCAAGCTTACTTCCCCACTTGAAAAAAATGGATGTAACACTTCACAATGTATGCACAGTGGAAGGTGTTCAAGCAAAAAATGTTGCCCAAAAATTTGGCTTTAATAATTTCACTACTGATCCCAAAGAAATATTAGACAATCAGGAAATAGATACTGTTTTCGTGGTAACTCGACACGATTCACACGCTGAATTTGTCTTTCAAGCACTTAAGAGAGGGAAAAACGTCTTTGTCGAGAAGCCATTAGCTCTAAATGAGGCACAGCTTAGTGAAATTATGGGATTGGATTCTGGAAAAAAAATTCTTTTGGTTGGTTTTAATCGACGTTTTGCGCCGTGCATCGTCGATATAAAAAACTATTTTAAATCTTCTCCATTTAATTTATTGTATCGAGTAAACGCTGGTAAAATTCCATTAACACATTGGGCTCAAAGGCCTGACCAGGGGGGAAGGATTATAGGCGAGGTTTGTCACTTCATTGATACATTGAGCTTTATTAGTAGTTCACTTCCTGCAAGTGTTTTCGCATTTTCTATTTCATTGAATCTTGGAAATGAGAAAGAGGAAGATACAATGTCTTGTGTTATCAAGTTCAGAGATGGTTCGATTGGAACAATCATTTATCAGGCTAATGGGGACAACTCCGTTAGTAAAGAGTATCTCGAAGTATCATCTGGACAGAAATCGGCAATCATGTATAATTTCGAGAAAGTTGATTTCTATCAGGCTGGTAAGAAATACACGAAAAATTATTCAGGCAAAGGGCACAAAGAAGAGGTTCACAGTTTTATCTCTGCAATTAAGAATGGTGAACCATCACCAATTTCTCCTGAATCAATTTACTATACTACAAAGACAACTTTTGCAATAATCGAATCAATGCGATCGAATAAACTAGTTGAGATCATCATTTAA
- a CDS encoding glycerate kinase, which produces MAGSSDILLCINSFKESLNSVGINKIIAKNLTSKRIDLSPLSDGGDGFLQVIQFQKKCNSKYYFISSPLLNKKIKVEIIYDDKNVYIESANALGLKLISKKNRNPLKTSSYGFGELLRKVIHDRTLRGKSVIIGIGGTSTNDAGCGMAQALGYKLQNKNGKPLKLGGRNLRSLEKIPNFENMKYKYGNLNIFAVADVQNPLTGANGSTKIYAKQKGARRKDIQTLEMGMINFGKIAKRYYGENLTRKKMYGAGGGLAAGLNVFLNAHVISWNEFFEIKILEKKRYEYIITGEGKIDSQSFNGKGVGEIFKLSKKINAKLILICGSVDRKSLTPMRMRNIYKVVSIQDYFKNENESIRNATLGLKLAAMEINKTIK; this is translated from the coding sequence ATGGCTGGTAGTTCCGACATTTTGCTTTGTATCAATTCGTTTAAAGAGTCACTCAACTCGGTTGGTATAAACAAAATCATTGCAAAAAATCTTACTTCAAAAAGGATTGATTTGTCTCCTCTTTCGGATGGTGGTGATGGATTCTTACAAGTAATCCAATTCCAAAAAAAATGTAATTCTAAATATTATTTTATTTCGTCTCCACTTTTGAATAAAAAAATCAAAGTTGAGATAATCTACGATGATAAAAATGTTTACATTGAGTCTGCAAATGCTCTTGGATTGAAGCTAATTTCCAAAAAGAATCGCAATCCGCTTAAAACAAGTTCCTATGGATTTGGTGAATTACTTCGCAAAGTAATTCACGATAGGACTCTAAGAGGTAAGAGTGTGATCATTGGAATTGGCGGTACCTCAACAAATGATGCTGGATGCGGGATGGCTCAGGCGCTCGGATATAAACTGCAGAATAAAAATGGGAAACCGCTAAAGCTTGGTGGAAGAAATTTACGTTCACTTGAGAAAATTCCGAATTTCGAAAACATGAAATATAAGTATGGTAACCTAAATATTTTTGCCGTTGCTGATGTACAAAATCCGCTGACCGGAGCTAATGGTTCCACTAAAATTTATGCAAAACAAAAAGGTGCAAGAAGGAAGGATATTCAAACCCTGGAAATGGGGATGATAAACTTTGGGAAGATTGCAAAAAGGTATTATGGAGAAAATTTAACACGGAAGAAAATGTATGGCGCTGGCGGAGGATTAGCTGCAGGTTTGAATGTGTTTCTTAATGCACACGTGATTTCTTGGAATGAGTTTTTCGAAATTAAGATACTTGAGAAAAAAAGATATGAGTACATTATCACAGGTGAAGGAAAAATCGATTCACAATCATTCAACGGAAAGGGTGTTGGCGAAATTTTCAAATTGAGTAAAAAGATAAATGCAAAACTTATATTGATTTGCGGTTCAGTTGACAGAAAATCGTTGACTCCGATGCGCATGCGAAATATTTATAAAGTAGTTTCAATCCAAGATTATTTCAAAAATGAGAATGAATCGATCAGAAATGCTACGTTAGGATTGAAATTAGCTGCAATGGAAATAAATAAAACTATCAAGTAA
- the mutL gene encoding DNA mismatch repair endonuclease MutL, which translates to MNKILVLPENIASKIAAGEVVQRPESVVKELIENSIDSGADNITLIIKDAGKSLIQVIDNGVGMSKEDAKLAFYRHSTSKIKELSDLDNILTLGFRGEALYSIAAVSRIEMKTRTETQELGTQLIFEGGELIEESIVNCERGTSISVKNLFFSVPARRNFLKTNATEFKHIHDTFQRISLSFCEKRFSFIDDEKLVYDMQPSSLEKRIQFYFGESQLDSILPVSFTSDTIEVSGYIGAPHFAKRNKGEQFIFLNERYISNRSIAHAVYRGYENILEKGEFPFFILFLKLDPKKIDVNVHPSKLEVKFDNEQLIYSSILVAVKEALTSKDISPNLEFSIDNSLSEKTRFTKPSLDKNSFIAKEIYSFKENYKKTQEHDVGFSSRSKSKVDIIDETNTLITAFSIDDESKFEEAKLPSRVVWQLHNKYILTPIKNGLMLIDQHVAHERVLYEKALESIESNLPFSQQLLFPQTIELARPDFELVTELKDLLQRIGFEIKEFGKSAIIIQGIPHDIKSGKEKEILLEILELYREYERAGLTNEKDKIAKSFACKSAIKAGEILSEKEMLSLIDNLFLTKVPYVCPHGRPVFIKLSIDELDRRFGRTVK; encoded by the coding sequence ATGAATAAAATTTTAGTATTGCCAGAAAATATTGCTTCGAAGATTGCTGCTGGAGAAGTGGTTCAGCGGCCTGAGTCTGTAGTGAAAGAACTCATTGAAAACTCGATTGATTCTGGAGCAGACAATATCACATTGATTATTAAAGATGCTGGCAAGTCTTTAATTCAGGTCATCGACAATGGCGTTGGAATGTCAAAAGAGGATGCAAAGCTTGCTTTCTATAGACATTCAACGAGTAAGATAAAAGAACTTTCAGACCTCGATAATATTCTGACACTTGGTTTTAGAGGTGAAGCTCTTTATTCAATCGCAGCTGTATCACGGATCGAAATGAAAACAAGAACAGAAACCCAAGAGTTAGGGACTCAGCTCATATTCGAAGGAGGGGAATTAATCGAAGAGTCCATCGTTAACTGCGAGCGGGGAACATCCATAAGTGTAAAAAATCTTTTTTTCAGTGTGCCGGCAAGAAGAAATTTTCTGAAAACGAATGCTACAGAGTTCAAACATATTCATGACACTTTCCAACGGATTTCACTAAGTTTCTGTGAGAAGAGGTTTAGTTTTATTGATGACGAAAAACTCGTTTATGATATGCAGCCCTCATCACTTGAGAAACGGATACAATTTTATTTTGGTGAATCTCAATTGGATTCAATACTGCCTGTTAGTTTTACTTCAGATACGATTGAAGTCAGCGGTTATATTGGAGCTCCGCATTTTGCAAAGCGAAACAAGGGTGAGCAGTTTATTTTTTTAAACGAGAGGTATATTTCAAACCGTTCAATTGCACATGCGGTTTATAGAGGGTATGAAAATATTTTAGAGAAAGGTGAATTTCCTTTCTTTATTCTTTTCTTAAAACTTGATCCAAAAAAAATTGACGTTAATGTACATCCATCCAAACTAGAAGTTAAATTCGATAATGAACAATTAATTTACAGTTCGATCCTTGTAGCAGTAAAAGAAGCATTAACTTCTAAAGATATTTCACCTAATCTCGAATTCTCAATAGATAACTCATTGAGTGAGAAAACTCGATTTACAAAACCTTCATTGGATAAAAACAGTTTCATAGCGAAAGAAATTTATTCCTTTAAAGAGAATTACAAAAAAACACAAGAACACGATGTTGGATTTTCTTCTAGATCAAAATCCAAGGTAGATATAATTGATGAGACAAATACATTGATAACTGCCTTCTCTATTGACGACGAATCTAAATTTGAAGAGGCAAAACTTCCTTCGAGAGTGGTTTGGCAGCTGCACAATAAATACATTTTAACTCCAATCAAAAACGGATTAATGTTGATTGATCAGCATGTTGCTCATGAACGAGTATTGTACGAGAAAGCACTTGAAAGTATTGAAAGCAATCTTCCATTCTCGCAGCAATTGTTATTTCCGCAGACTATAGAATTGGCTCGGCCGGATTTTGAACTAGTCACTGAACTGAAAGACCTTCTCCAAAGAATTGGATTTGAAATTAAAGAATTCGGCAAATCCGCGATAATCATTCAGGGAATTCCTCATGATATTAAAAGCGGAAAGGAGAAAGAAATTTTGCTCGAGATACTTGAATTATATCGCGAGTATGAACGTGCTGGACTTACCAACGAGAAAGACAAAATAGCAAAATCATTTGCATGCAAAAGCGCAATTAAAGCAGGGGAAATATTATCAGAAAAGGAAATGCTGTCTTTAATTGATAATCTATTTCTGACAAAAGTTCCCTACGTCTGCCCGCATGGAAGACCTGTTTTTATTAAATTGTCGATTGACGAACTTGACCGAAGATTCGGAAGAACAGTTAAATAG